A stretch of DNA from Cellulomonas fengjieae:
ATCTTGGCCAGGTACGGCTCGACGATCCTGGCCTGAGCCCGGACGCACCAGGGGCCGGCAGCGCGGGTGCGCCGCCGGCCCCCTCGTCGTCGTCAGCCGGCGAACGCGGTCTTGAGCACGTCCAGCGGCAGCGAACCCATGCTCAGCGCCCGGGCGTGGAAGGCCCGCAGGTCGAACTGCTTGCCGGCGGCCTCCGCCTCGGCGCGCGCCGTGTCGCGGGCCTGCTCCCACAGCCGCTGGCCGATCTTGTACGACGGTGCCTGGCCCGGCCAGCCCAGGTACCGGTTCCACTCGAAGCGGATGAACGCCTCGGGCATGTTGACGTTGGCCAGGAGGAACTCCCAGCCCTTGTCGGCGTCCCACGTGCCGCCGCCCCACTCCGGCGGGGCCTCGAGGCCCAGGTGCACGCCGATGTCGAACACCACGCGTGCGGCGCGCATGCGCTGGCCGTCGAGCATGCCGAGCCGGTCGCCCGGGTCGTCGAGGAAGCCCAGGTCCGCCATCAGGCGCTCGGCGTACAGCGCCCAGCCCTCGCCGTAGCCCGACGTCCAGCACGCCAGCCGGCGCCACGTGTTGAGCGTCGCCCGCTCGAAGACGGCCTGGCCGATCTGCAGGTGGTGGCCGGGGACGCCCTCGTGGTAGACGGTCGTCTTCTCGCGCCACGTGTTGAACGTGGTGACCTCGGGCGGGACGGACCACCACATGCGCCCCGGGCGGCTGAAGTCGTCGCTGGGGCCGGTGTAGTAGATGCCGCCGTTCTGCGTCGGGGCGATGCGGCACTCGAGCGCGAGCACCGGGACCGGGATGTCGAAGTGCTTGCCGTCCAGGGCCTCGATCGCCGCGTCCGCCGTCTCCTGCATCCACGCCTGCAGCGCGGCCGTGCCGTGCAGCGTCCGCGCGGGGTCCTCGTCGAGGAGCGCGACCGCCTGCTCGACCGTGGCGCCGGGTCCGGCGATCTGCGCTGCGACGGCCTCCTGCTCCGCGACCACGCGGGCGAGCTCCTCGAGCCCCCACTGGTAGGTCTCCTCGAGGTCGACCGTCGCCCCGAGGAAGGCCCGGGACCACAGCGCGTAGCGCTCGCGACCCGCGGCGTCGGCCTGCGGCGCCTGCGGGGCCAGCTCCTCGCTGAGGAAGGAGGCCAGCCGTGCGTACGCGCCGCGTGCTGCGGTGGCACCGTGCTCGAGCTCGGCGCGGACCAACGAGCACGCCGCCGACTCGTCGAGGACCGCGTCGACGGCCTCGCCGGTGACGAACGACGTGAAGAACGACTCGGCAGGATCGGCGAGCTCGGCGGCCTGGCGGGCGCACTCCTCGACCTGCCGGACCGCGGCGACGGCGCCGTTGCTCGCGGCCAGCTGCAGCGACTCGATGTAGCCGTCGATGGCGAACGGCAGCGCGTTGAGACGCGCTGCGACGTTCGACCAGTCGTCGACCGTGTCGGTCGCCATGATGTCGAAGACGTCCCGCAGCTGCTGGACGGGCGAGGCGATGTTGTTGAGGTCGCGCAGGAACTCGCCGGCGTCGTGCAGCTCGAGCTCGAGGCCCAGCCGCTCCCGCATGGCCGCGAGCGTGATCCGGTCGACCTCGTCCGTCGGCGCCACGCCGTCGAGCGACTGCAGGGTGGTGCGGGCGAGATCTGCGCGTGCCGCGAGACCGGCCGGGGAGTGGTCCGTCATCTCGTGGTCGTGCCCTGCGATACCCATGCTGGTCGCTGCCAGGGGGTCGAGGGTGGCGTACTGGCTGATGTAGGCCTCGGCGATCGAGTCGATCGGGGAGGCGTCGCGCACGGGCGCGACGGGGTTCGAAGGCGTCATCGTCACCCGCCCGACCCTACCCGCCGGGGGCCCCGCAGCCGGAGGGGATTCCGGGAGGGCATCGGGTCAGCCGCGCAGGCTCCAGCGCCACACGTCCGGGCCGGGCAGCAGGCCGACGCGGCTGCCCCGCATGGTGCGACGCCGGTCCGCCCACGGCGCGGCGACGGCGTGGTCCCGCTCGTCGGCGAGGCGGGCCCGCTCCGACGCGGCGGCCATCAGCCCGGCGACCAGCGCCGCGAGCTCGACGTCGTCGGGCGTGCCGCGGACCACGTGCACATCGGCGTCGCGCGCGCTCATGACCCCTCCGCCCGGTCGTCGTCCTCTCCCTCGTCGTCGACCTCGAGGAACGTCACCGCAGCCCCGCGGGACGCTCCCCACTCACCGACCTCGAACCCGACGTCGACGAGCCGCTGCGCCAGGTCGGCGCCGCCCTGCTCGACGAGGTCGAGCACCGACTCCAGCGAGAGGTCCGACGTCCCGGGCGGTGGCCCGACGACGAAGCCGAGGTGGAACGTGTCGATCTCGGCGTCGCTGCGCGGGGCGTCCGCGTCGCCGTGCTCCTCCTCGCCCCAGGACATGCCGGTGAGGTCCGCGTGCAGCCCCAGCCGCTCGTGCAGCAGGTCGTACAGCTGCGCGTTCAGCGCGCCGACCTCGGACTCCAGGGCGAGGATCCGCGGGTCCTCGTCGGCCTCGGTGGACCCGAACTCGGCGCGCACGCCGACGGCGACGTCGACGTAGCCGTGCAGCGTGGCGGCCAGCGCGGCGACCACGGCGTGCAGGTCGGCGGCGTCGACGCCGACCAGCGGCTCGGGGCCGTGGGCGGGGTCGTCGTGCCCGCCGTGCTCGTCGTGCGCGTGCTCGCTCACAGGGGGATGTTCCCGTGCTTCTTGGGCGGCAGGCTGGCGCGCTTGGTGCGCAGCAGCCGCAGGGCCTTGGTGATCTCCGAGCGCGTCTGCGCCGGAGCGATGACCGCGTCCACGTAGCC
This window harbors:
- a CDS encoding acyl-CoA carboxylase subunit epsilon encodes the protein MSARDADVHVVRGTPDDVELAALVAGLMAAASERARLADERDHAVAAPWADRRRTMRGSRVGLLPGPDVWRWSLRG
- a CDS encoding DUF885 domain-containing protein, with translation MTPSNPVAPVRDASPIDSIAEAYISQYATLDPLAATSMGIAGHDHEMTDHSPAGLAARADLARTTLQSLDGVAPTDEVDRITLAAMRERLGLELELHDAGEFLRDLNNIASPVQQLRDVFDIMATDTVDDWSNVAARLNALPFAIDGYIESLQLAASNGAVAAVRQVEECARQAAELADPAESFFTSFVTGEAVDAVLDESAACSLVRAELEHGATAARGAYARLASFLSEELAPQAPQADAAGRERYALWSRAFLGATVDLEETYQWGLEELARVVAEQEAVAAQIAGPGATVEQAVALLDEDPARTLHGTAALQAWMQETADAAIEALDGKHFDIPVPVLALECRIAPTQNGGIYYTGPSDDFSRPGRMWWSVPPEVTTFNTWREKTTVYHEGVPGHHLQIGQAVFERATLNTWRRLACWTSGYGEGWALYAERLMADLGFLDDPGDRLGMLDGQRMRAARVVFDIGVHLGLEAPPEWGGGTWDADKGWEFLLANVNMPEAFIRFEWNRYLGWPGQAPSYKIGQRLWEQARDTARAEAEAAGKQFDLRAFHARALSMGSLPLDVLKTAFAG